In Streptomyces sp. NBC_01707, a genomic segment contains:
- a CDS encoding ABC transporter permease, which translates to MAVPVAFFAVFFAYPVVAIVGRGLKADGVWQFGRIGEVLSRPDILDVLWFTTWQALASTALTLLIALPGAYVFARFDFPGKQLLRAVVTVPFVLPTVVVGTAFLALLGRGGFLDELAGVRLDTTVWAILLAHVFFNYAVVVRTVGGLWSQLDPRQEEAARVLGAGRFAAWRRVTLPALAPAVAAAALMVFLFTFTSFGVVQILGGPAYSTLEVEIYRQTAQLLDLPTAAVLTMVQFAAVGTVLAVHAWTVRRREAALRLVDPAQTARRPRGAGQRALLGGVLLTVLVLILLPLGVLVERSLDVPGGHGLDYYRALRSVDASGGTFLVAPLEAIWNSLQYALVATAIALVVGGLAAAALTRRAGRLVRGFDALLMLPLGVSAVTVGFGFLITLDKPPLDLRTSWILVPLAQALVGVPFVVRTMLPVLRSVDGRLREAATVLGASPLRAWREVDLPLVRRALLVAAGFAFAVSLGEFGATVFIARPDNPTLPVAVARLLGRSGELNYGQAMALSTVLMLVCAVSLLLLERIRPDRSGEF; encoded by the coding sequence ATGGCCGTGCCCGTCGCGTTCTTCGCGGTGTTCTTCGCCTACCCCGTCGTCGCGATCGTCGGCCGTGGGCTGAAGGCCGACGGTGTCTGGCAGTTCGGCCGGATCGGCGAGGTGCTGAGCCGGCCGGACATCCTCGACGTCCTGTGGTTCACCACCTGGCAGGCACTCGCCTCGACCGCGCTGACCCTGCTGATCGCGCTGCCCGGCGCCTATGTCTTCGCCCGCTTCGATTTTCCCGGCAAACAGCTGCTGCGGGCAGTCGTCACCGTGCCGTTCGTCCTGCCGACCGTCGTCGTCGGGACGGCCTTCCTGGCGCTGCTGGGGCGCGGCGGCTTCCTCGACGAACTGGCGGGCGTACGGCTCGACACCACCGTGTGGGCGATCCTGCTCGCCCATGTCTTCTTCAACTACGCCGTGGTCGTACGGACCGTCGGTGGGCTGTGGTCGCAGCTCGACCCACGGCAGGAGGAGGCCGCCCGGGTGCTGGGCGCCGGGCGGTTCGCGGCGTGGCGGCGGGTGACGCTGCCGGCCCTCGCGCCTGCGGTGGCCGCCGCGGCGCTGATGGTCTTCCTCTTCACGTTCACCTCCTTCGGGGTCGTGCAGATCCTCGGCGGTCCGGCGTACTCCACGCTGGAGGTGGAGATCTACCGGCAGACCGCCCAGCTGCTCGACCTCCCCACGGCCGCCGTGCTGACGATGGTGCAGTTCGCCGCAGTCGGCACGGTCCTGGCCGTACACGCCTGGACCGTGCGGCGCAGGGAGGCGGCGCTGAGGCTGGTCGATCCGGCGCAGACCGCCCGCAGGCCGCGCGGTGCCGGACAGCGGGCGCTGCTCGGCGGGGTCCTGCTGACCGTGCTGGTGCTGATCCTGCTACCGCTCGGTGTGCTGGTGGAGCGCTCGCTGGACGTGCCCGGCGGTCATGGCCTCGACTACTACCGCGCCCTGCGGTCCGTGGACGCGAGCGGCGGCACATTCCTGGTCGCGCCGCTCGAAGCGATCTGGAACTCGCTGCAGTACGCCTTGGTCGCGACCGCGATCGCGCTGGTCGTCGGCGGCCTCGCGGCGGCGGCGCTGACGAGGCGGGCCGGGCGGCTCGTGCGCGGCTTCGACGCGCTGCTGATGCTGCCGCTCGGGGTCTCCGCGGTCACCGTCGGCTTCGGCTTCCTGATCACGCTGGACAAGCCCCCACTGGATCTGCGGACCAGCTGGATCCTGGTGCCGCTGGCCCAGGCACTGGTCGGGGTGCCGTTCGTCGTACGCACGATGCTGCCTGTTCTACGGTCGGTGGACGGGCGGCTGCGCGAGGCGGCGACGGTGCTCGGTGCGTCACCGCTGCGGGCCTGGCGCGAGGTCGACCTGCCGCTGGTTCGGCGGGCGCTGCTGGTCGCGGCGGGCTTCGCGTTCGCCGTGTCGCTCGGCGAGTTCGGGGCGACGGTGTTCATCGCGCGGCCCGACAACCCGACGCTGCCCGTCGCCGTGGCCCGGCTTCTCGGGCGGTCCGGGGAGCTCAACTACGGCCAGGCGATGGCCCTCAGCACCGTTTTGATGCTGGTGTGCGCGGTGTCGCTGCTGCTGCTCGAACGTATCCGCCCGGACCGGTCCGGGGAGTTCTGA
- a CDS encoding thiamine ABC transporter substrate binding subunit — MSTTSTTRRTKQLAATAVAAALGVTALAGCGSSDGSASGSGGTKGSGSKTVTLVSHDSFNASKDVLKAFTEETGYTVKVLKSGDAGAALNQEILTKGSPRGDVFFGVDNTLLSRALDNGLFTPYEAKGSDRVAADTQLDATKHRVTPIDTGDICINYDKKYFADRKLAPPTTFDDLAKPAYRNLLVTENAATSSPGLGFLLGTVATYGESGYQDYWKKLKSNGVKVVDGWEQAYNEEFSGSAGGKKAKADRPLVVSYASSPPAEVLYAKPQPTEAPTGVATGTCFRQIEFAGLLNGARNEAGGKALLDFLISKKFQEDMPLNMFVSPVTKDAKLPEIFTEFGATVDKPTTVAPDTIAKNREQWVQSWSSLVVK; from the coding sequence ATGAGCACCACCAGCACCACGCGCCGCACCAAGCAGCTTGCGGCGACGGCCGTCGCGGCCGCACTCGGCGTCACGGCACTCGCCGGCTGCGGCAGTTCCGACGGCTCGGCCTCCGGGTCGGGCGGCACGAAGGGCTCCGGGTCCAAGACCGTGACCCTGGTCAGCCACGACTCCTTCAACGCCTCCAAGGACGTACTGAAGGCGTTCACCGAGGAGACCGGCTACACCGTCAAGGTGCTCAAGAGCGGTGACGCCGGTGCCGCACTCAACCAGGAGATCCTGACCAAGGGCTCCCCGCGCGGTGACGTGTTCTTCGGCGTCGACAACACGCTGCTCTCCCGCGCCCTCGACAACGGTCTGTTCACGCCGTACGAAGCGAAGGGCAGCGACCGGGTCGCGGCCGACACCCAGCTGGACGCGACCAAGCACCGGGTCACGCCGATCGACACCGGCGACATCTGCATCAACTACGACAAGAAGTACTTCGCCGACAGGAAGCTCGCGCCGCCGACGACCTTCGACGACCTGGCGAAGCCCGCGTACAGGAACCTCCTCGTCACGGAGAACGCCGCGACCTCGTCGCCCGGGCTCGGCTTCCTGCTGGGCACCGTCGCGACCTACGGCGAGAGCGGCTACCAGGACTACTGGAAGAAGCTGAAGAGCAACGGCGTCAAGGTCGTGGACGGCTGGGAGCAGGCGTACAACGAGGAGTTCTCCGGCTCCGCGGGCGGCAAGAAGGCCAAGGCCGACCGGCCGCTCGTCGTGTCGTACGCCTCCAGCCCGCCGGCCGAGGTGCTGTACGCGAAGCCGCAGCCGACCGAGGCCCCGACGGGGGTCGCGACCGGCACCTGCTTCCGCCAGATCGAGTTCGCGGGGCTGCTGAACGGCGCGAGGAACGAGGCGGGGGGCAAGGCTCTGCTGGACTTCCTCATCAGCAAGAAGTTCCAGGAGGACATGCCGCTCAACATGTTCGTGAGTCCGGTCACCAAGGACGCGAAGCTGCCGGAGATCTTCACCGAGTTCGGCGCGACGGTCGACAAGCCGACCACCGTGGCCCCCGACACCATCGCCAAGAACCGTGAGCAGTGGGTCCAGTCGTGGTCCTCGCTCGTAGTGAAGTAG
- the rlmN gene encoding 23S rRNA (adenine(2503)-C(2))-methyltransferase RlmN, whose amino-acid sequence MPKPGELTFVAPRGAKKPPRHLADLTPAERKEAVAAIGEKPFRAQQLSQHYFARYAHDPAEWTNIPAGSRDKLAEAMFPDLMSVVRHISCDDDTTRKTLWKLHDGTLVESVLMRYPERVTMCISSQAGCGMNCPFCATGQAGLDRNLSTAEIVHQIVDGMRALRDGEVPGGPARLSNIVFMGMGEPLANYKRVVGAIRRLTDPEPDGLGLSQRGITVSTVGLVPAMLRFADEGFKCRLAVSLHAPDDELRDTLVPVNTRWKVREVLDAAWEYAEKSGRRISIEYALIRDINDQAWRGDLLGRLLKGKRVHVNLIPLNPTPGSKWTASRPEDEKAFVEAIAAHGVPVTVRDTRGQEIDGACGQLAASER is encoded by the coding sequence ATGCCTAAGCCCGGAGAACTCACTTTCGTCGCGCCCCGCGGAGCCAAGAAGCCGCCGCGGCACCTCGCCGACCTCACGCCCGCCGAGCGCAAGGAAGCCGTCGCCGCGATCGGCGAGAAGCCCTTCCGCGCGCAGCAGCTGTCGCAGCACTACTTCGCGCGGTACGCGCACGACCCGGCGGAGTGGACCAACATCCCGGCCGGTTCGCGGGACAAGCTCGCCGAGGCGATGTTCCCCGACCTGATGTCCGTGGTCCGGCACATCAGCTGTGACGACGACACCACCCGTAAGACGCTGTGGAAGCTGCATGACGGGACGCTGGTCGAGTCCGTCCTCATGCGGTACCCGGAACGGGTGACGATGTGCATCTCGTCGCAGGCCGGGTGCGGGATGAACTGCCCGTTCTGCGCGACGGGGCAGGCCGGTCTGGACCGCAATCTGTCGACCGCGGAGATCGTCCACCAGATCGTGGACGGTATGCGGGCGCTGCGCGACGGAGAGGTGCCGGGCGGGCCTGCGCGGCTCTCCAACATCGTCTTCATGGGCATGGGCGAGCCCCTGGCCAACTACAAGCGGGTGGTCGGCGCGATCCGCCGGCTGACCGACCCCGAACCGGACGGCCTCGGCCTGTCGCAGCGCGGGATCACCGTCTCCACCGTGGGCCTGGTGCCGGCCATGCTGCGCTTCGCCGACGAGGGCTTCAAGTGCCGGCTCGCAGTTTCGCTGCATGCGCCGGACGACGAGCTGCGGGACACGCTCGTGCCGGTGAACACGCGCTGGAAGGTGCGCGAGGTGCTCGATGCGGCATGGGAGTACGCGGAGAAGTCCGGCCGCCGGATCTCCATCGAGTACGCGCTGATCCGCGACATCAACGACCAGGCCTGGCGTGGTGACCTGCTCGGCCGGCTCCTCAAGGGCAAGCGCGTGCATGTCAACCTGATTCCGTTGAACCCGACGCCCGGCTCGAAGTGGACGGCCTCGCGGCCCGAGGACGAGAAGGCCTTCGTCGAGGCGATCGCCGCCCACGGGGTGCCCGTGACGGTGCGGGACACCCGCGGCCAGGAGATCGACGGAGCGTGCGGGCAGCTGGCGGCATCCGAGCGCTGA
- a CDS encoding DUF6233 domain-containing protein — protein sequence MSENLSRLDRLRIVREWQAYQLGRTDRTIAELEEREAAAARAARTLPPPAPDWKLSLQRAGGTSHADAVHTGDCGMGGKRTKSMTREQALRALTEDGITACPYCRPDRELGVL from the coding sequence GTGTCCGAAAACCTCTCTCGTCTGGATCGCCTGCGCATCGTGCGCGAGTGGCAGGCGTACCAGCTCGGCCGAACCGATCGGACCATCGCCGAACTGGAAGAACGCGAGGCCGCAGCCGCCCGGGCAGCACGCACCCTGCCGCCGCCGGCACCCGACTGGAAGCTCTCCCTGCAGCGCGCCGGCGGCACGTCCCATGCCGACGCCGTCCACACGGGAGACTGCGGCATGGGCGGCAAGAGAACGAAGTCGATGACCCGGGAGCAGGCCCTGCGTGCGCTCACGGAAGACGGCATCACGGCCTGCCCCTACTGCCGGCCGGACAGAGAGCTTGGAGTGCTGTGA
- a CDS encoding dsDNA nuclease domain-containing protein, with translation MAEPVENLLEALARMESEETGTRTFARYQWQAKQAVRHWLTCLKSDSAPIAIICEKLEDLAIIYRDFVRFAQLKTRDRGSWSANATCDKGHGIDSLIRAYKGAREVGVHENSAFELWLEGPMSDLKETVSFFENPTTAPSALRTKMVTLGLPRGHIDDFLGRLFIHVKQPSRAHIDAVILREMAALWPGQSIPELEDVYTRLLEGASAAQAGEPPNGVVRRLVAECVASPDEPTVPDDLAVHFLSRSQITSMTPPLASETDQDLLERMSAGEITSMLELKMRRAGVSPSVLQQAQDLRAQADISRQLLLASRSDVDSQFAKLDTRILTVARAIADKASLNSATNPVAAARPADYISAELLSNPGILGQLDKSDLFEGDGLELYGYLCHLSDACRFPWRAA, from the coding sequence ATGGCGGAGCCGGTAGAGAATCTGCTAGAAGCTCTCGCAAGGATGGAGAGTGAAGAGACTGGAACCCGAACCTTCGCACGTTACCAATGGCAGGCCAAACAAGCGGTACGGCACTGGCTCACATGCTTGAAATCCGACAGTGCCCCCATCGCGATCATTTGCGAGAAGCTCGAAGATCTAGCCATTATCTACCGTGATTTTGTGCGATTTGCGCAGCTAAAAACTCGTGATCGTGGGTCGTGGAGTGCGAACGCAACTTGCGACAAGGGCCATGGAATTGATTCGCTTATTCGCGCATACAAGGGTGCGCGCGAGGTCGGCGTTCACGAAAACTCTGCATTTGAACTGTGGCTCGAAGGACCCATGTCGGATCTTAAAGAAACTGTTAGTTTCTTCGAGAACCCTACGACTGCACCTAGCGCACTTCGCACCAAGATGGTCACGCTGGGTCTTCCTCGAGGCCACATAGACGATTTTCTCGGCCGTCTATTCATTCATGTCAAGCAGCCATCGCGAGCACACATCGATGCCGTCATCCTTCGGGAGATGGCTGCACTTTGGCCAGGCCAGTCAATACCCGAGCTAGAGGACGTGTACACGCGGCTCCTCGAAGGTGCCTCAGCAGCACAGGCAGGCGAGCCTCCAAATGGCGTAGTGCGCCGCCTCGTGGCTGAGTGCGTCGCGTCTCCTGACGAACCAACTGTGCCCGATGATCTAGCAGTTCATTTCCTGAGCAGATCGCAGATAACGTCGATGACTCCACCTCTGGCTAGCGAAACCGATCAAGACCTACTGGAACGCATGTCAGCTGGCGAAATAACCTCCATGCTGGAACTTAAGATGCGTCGCGCCGGCGTCAGTCCATCCGTGCTACAGCAAGCTCAGGACTTGCGCGCGCAGGCAGATATATCCAGGCAACTCCTCCTCGCCAGTCGCTCCGACGTTGACAGCCAGTTCGCGAAGCTAGACACCAGAATTTTGACTGTTGCGCGCGCAATCGCAGACAAAGCAAGTTTGAATTCTGCCACCAATCCTGTAGCCGCTGCACGACCCGCCGATTACATCAGCGCAGAACTACTAAGCAATCCGGGCATTCTTGGTCAGCTTGATAAGTCCGACCTATTTGAGGGAGACGGACTTGAGCTCTACGGATATTTGTGTCATCTGTCGGATGCGTGCCGATTCCCATGGAGAGCGGCATGA
- a CDS encoding GntR family transcriptional regulator, translating into MSEASPRGTYLVISEALRKRIEEGAFVDGLPSEAELADAHSVSRNTIRRALKALETEGALESVPGVGWRVPHGGDRRPLVERMISVIEDDSLAVGDAYPSEARLCERFSVSRTAVRRGLAQMEGTGLLLTVHGRGRTVRALPASAGQP; encoded by the coding sequence GTGTCGGAGGCCAGTCCGCGCGGAACCTACCTGGTCATCTCGGAGGCTCTGCGGAAGCGAATCGAAGAGGGCGCGTTCGTCGACGGCCTGCCCTCCGAGGCAGAACTTGCGGACGCCCATAGTGTCTCGCGGAACACGATTCGTCGTGCGCTCAAGGCCCTCGAAACCGAAGGTGCACTTGAGTCTGTGCCCGGGGTCGGCTGGCGCGTCCCGCATGGCGGCGATCGGCGGCCCCTCGTGGAACGGATGATCTCCGTGATCGAAGACGACTCGCTCGCGGTGGGGGACGCCTACCCGTCGGAGGCGAGGCTCTGTGAGCGGTTCAGCGTCTCGCGTACCGCTGTGCGACGTGGCCTTGCTCAGATGGAAGGAACAGGATTGCTCCTCACGGTTCACGGCAGGGGGCGTACGGTGCGTGCCCTCCCGGCTTCCGCCGGCCAGCCGTAG
- a CDS encoding HD domain-containing protein: MGLNEWAHSLSESLLSDPLPRRWAHSLGVAKRARALAPVLGEDAELLEAAAVLHDVGYSPALAVTGFHPLDGARFLRKQGADERVVRLVAYHSCAVLEAEERGLREELESEFELERPELVDALVFCDMTTTPDGVETTPSERLDEIVKRYGPDTIVGRFIQRAAPEIHAAARRVEGRLALVKAADQPM, from the coding sequence ATGGGACTGAATGAGTGGGCGCACTCGCTATCCGAATCGCTGCTGTCGGACCCGCTGCCCCGGAGGTGGGCGCACTCCCTCGGGGTCGCCAAGCGGGCTCGGGCCCTTGCTCCGGTTCTCGGCGAGGACGCGGAACTCCTGGAAGCTGCCGCTGTGCTCCATGACGTCGGGTATTCGCCCGCGCTGGCCGTCACGGGCTTTCATCCGTTGGACGGCGCCCGGTTCCTCCGCAAGCAGGGGGCAGACGAACGGGTCGTTCGCCTTGTGGCTTATCACTCCTGCGCCGTCCTCGAAGCTGAGGAACGCGGACTCCGAGAAGAGCTTGAGAGCGAGTTCGAGCTTGAGCGCCCCGAGCTCGTGGACGCCCTTGTGTTCTGCGACATGACGACGACGCCGGACGGCGTGGAGACCACACCATCCGAGCGGCTGGACGAGATCGTGAAGCGGTACGGCCCGGACACCATCGTGGGCCGCTTCATCCAACGGGCGGCCCCGGAAATCCACGCAGCCGCAAGACGAGTCGAGGGGCGGCTCGCGCTGGTCAAGGCCGCCGATCAGCCGATGTAG
- a CDS encoding NUDIX domain-containing protein, with the protein MSRIDHYNDPSAPQANSVVPSVTAVVRDDSGRLLLIHRTDNNLWALPGGGHDIGESVADTVAREVAEETGIAVVVDSVVGLYTDPHHVIAYDDGEVRQQFSICFRARPVGGSLRTSSESKEVRWIDPADLDGLDIHPSMRLRITHGLDDSRREPYIG; encoded by the coding sequence ATGAGCCGAATCGACCACTACAACGACCCGTCGGCCCCCCAGGCAAACTCGGTCGTTCCCTCGGTCACGGCAGTCGTCCGGGATGACAGTGGACGACTACTCCTCATCCACAGGACCGACAACAATCTGTGGGCACTGCCGGGCGGTGGTCACGATATTGGAGAGAGCGTCGCCGACACCGTCGCCCGTGAGGTGGCGGAAGAGACCGGGATTGCTGTGGTGGTCGACAGCGTCGTGGGTCTCTACACCGACCCGCACCACGTGATCGCGTACGACGACGGCGAGGTGCGCCAGCAGTTCTCGATCTGCTTCCGCGCTCGTCCGGTCGGTGGTTCGCTACGTACCAGCAGCGAATCGAAAGAGGTCCGCTGGATAGATCCAGCGGACCTCGATGGCCTCGACATCCACCCGTCCATGCGGCTGCGCATCACGCACGGCCTGGACGACTCACGGCGTGAGCCCTACATCGGCTGA
- a CDS encoding helix-turn-helix domain-containing protein: MANERLRGAIVESGLTLDQVAARLGVSAKTVERWISDPNRKPYRRFQYATASLLQSEVSYLWQEERTSAEVTEAGNAELVQLYPHRSVVPNRLWPQLYAQARNHFDVLVYSGFWLTEDAAFRQVVKEKSAAGTSIRFMLGDPDCAAVATRGSDEGLGPAMASKIRNALLNYGSLFGLPGVEFRLHSTTLYNSIYRADDEMLANGHLYGVGAYMAPVLHLQRVPGGELFDTYAESVERVWESARPISKPDDIGGQGT, from the coding sequence ATGGCAAACGAGAGGCTTCGCGGAGCGATCGTTGAAAGCGGCCTGACACTTGATCAAGTGGCCGCAAGGTTAGGCGTGTCAGCCAAGACTGTTGAGCGCTGGATCAGCGACCCGAACCGCAAGCCCTATCGCAGATTCCAGTACGCCACGGCGTCGCTACTGCAATCCGAGGTGTCATATCTGTGGCAGGAGGAGCGCACGTCCGCCGAGGTGACTGAGGCTGGAAACGCTGAGCTTGTCCAGCTGTACCCACATCGCTCCGTCGTGCCGAACCGTCTGTGGCCACAGCTGTACGCACAGGCCAGGAACCACTTCGACGTGCTTGTGTACTCCGGCTTCTGGCTCACTGAAGACGCCGCGTTTCGCCAAGTAGTGAAAGAGAAGTCGGCGGCCGGCACCTCCATCCGGTTCATGCTCGGGGATCCGGACTGCGCCGCCGTTGCAACACGTGGGTCGGACGAGGGACTCGGACCCGCCATGGCCAGCAAGATTCGGAACGCCCTGCTCAACTACGGCTCACTGTTCGGGCTCCCGGGGGTCGAGTTCCGCCTTCATTCCACAACGCTCTACAACTCGATCTACAGGGCGGACGACGAGATGCTGGCGAACGGTCACCTGTACGGCGTCGGCGCGTACATGGCCCCAGTCCTGCACCTCCAACGCGTGCCAGGAGGAGAGCTGTTCGACACCTACGCTGAGAGCGTGGAACGCGTCTGGGAGTCCGCCCGGCCCATCTCCAAGCCAGACGACATCGGAGGCCAGGGCACATGA
- a CDS encoding DUF2637 domain-containing protein, with protein MTTTSQTPDRPAVPPLTRPEMGLAGVGALAAAGVGALGLISSFDAVSAAALRWGFGAPWMLPVGIDLAIPVFTVANLMLIRMDMGLAWVRFVPWVLTLVTCGLNVSAGHGTWAKVAHGTMPLLWVVFSEIAAHIYAVRIGAVTGRRMDKIRASRWLLAPLSTFALWRRMTLWEVTSYGDALARERERLLARAELRERHGRLWRSKTPRPERVLLKLGELNPASEAVPPAPDPKPEGKPPVESKPSAKRPTRRTAGKANTKRTPDEILSEARATTTGWTDAELTADRIRAAVHVSQATARILRDTLKSERAAGQPLHAVDTEQDNDGDAPGAVAA; from the coding sequence ATGACGACCACTTCGCAGACGCCGGATCGGCCGGCCGTTCCGCCCTTGACCCGCCCGGAAATGGGACTGGCCGGGGTCGGTGCGCTCGCCGCGGCGGGGGTCGGCGCCCTGGGCTTGATCTCCTCGTTCGATGCCGTGTCCGCTGCCGCGCTGCGGTGGGGGTTCGGTGCGCCGTGGATGCTGCCGGTCGGTATCGATCTGGCGATCCCGGTGTTCACCGTGGCGAACCTGATGCTGATCCGGATGGACATGGGGCTTGCCTGGGTCAGGTTCGTGCCTTGGGTCCTCACCCTGGTGACCTGTGGTCTGAACGTCTCGGCTGGCCACGGCACATGGGCGAAGGTCGCCCACGGCACGATGCCGCTCCTGTGGGTCGTGTTCTCCGAGATCGCCGCCCACATCTACGCGGTACGGATCGGTGCGGTGACCGGCCGCCGCATGGACAAGATCCGTGCCTCACGCTGGCTGCTCGCCCCGCTGTCGACGTTCGCCCTGTGGCGCCGGATGACGCTGTGGGAGGTCACCTCCTACGGTGACGCGCTGGCCCGCGAGCGGGAACGCCTGCTGGCCCGTGCCGAGCTGCGCGAGCGGCACGGCCGCCTGTGGCGGTCCAAGACGCCCCGCCCGGAACGGGTGCTGCTCAAGCTCGGGGAGCTCAACCCCGCGAGCGAGGCAGTACCGCCCGCCCCGGACCCGAAGCCCGAGGGCAAGCCCCCGGTCGAGTCCAAGCCATCTGCGAAGCGCCCGACTCGCCGCACGGCGGGCAAGGCGAACACCAAGCGGACCCCGGACGAGATCCTGTCCGAAGCTCGGGCGACCACGACCGGTTGGACGGACGCGGAGCTGACCGCGGACCGGATCCGGGCCGCGGTGCACGTCTCCCAGGCCACCGCCCGCATCCTGCGCGACACCCTCAAAAGCGAGCGGGCCGCCGGTCAGCCGCTGCACGCCGTCGACACCGAGCAGGACAACGACGGTGACGCCCCCGGGGCGGTGGCGGCATGA
- a CDS encoding GGDEF domain-containing protein — protein MSTLLTALAAAGPLAAGWSVHTAWMRRRLQTARRDPLTGLRTRDGFTRRATVLLKDPRAVVVLADVDHFKQINDRHGHAAGDALLKATADRLAHYVGRHGVAGRLGGDEFAAVVLDDHGTAADLLAVLHGVLARPADGLDPAVHTTVSLGWVRAADHPDDDLSGLLRRADEAMYAAKQGRAGVRRAGLGRLFATVTGRRSGRRGSRTAAPEMGAVA, from the coding sequence ATGAGCACGCTCTTAACCGCCCTGGCCGCGGCCGGACCGCTCGCGGCCGGGTGGTCCGTCCACACGGCATGGATGCGCCGACGGTTACAGACCGCCCGCCGTGACCCGCTCACCGGGCTCCGTACCCGCGACGGGTTCACTCGCCGGGCCACGGTCCTGTTGAAGGATCCGCGGGCGGTGGTGGTCCTCGCGGACGTTGACCACTTCAAGCAGATCAACGACCGCCACGGCCACGCCGCAGGCGATGCGCTACTGAAGGCGACCGCGGACCGGCTGGCCCACTACGTCGGCCGGCACGGGGTCGCTGGACGGCTCGGGGGCGATGAGTTCGCCGCGGTCGTCCTCGACGACCACGGCACCGCCGCCGACCTCCTCGCGGTCCTGCACGGCGTCCTCGCCCGCCCCGCGGACGGTCTCGATCCTGCGGTGCACACCACGGTGTCGCTGGGCTGGGTCCGTGCCGCCGACCACCCGGACGATGACCTGTCGGGTTTGCTGCGCCGGGCGGATGAGGCGATGTACGCCGCGAAGCAGGGCCGGGCGGGGGTCCGCCGGGCAGGGCTAGGCAGGCTGTTCGCCACCGTCACCGGTCGCCGCTCCGGCCGCCGCGGCTCTCGCACGGCCGCACCTGAGATGGGAGCGGTCGCCTGA
- a CDS encoding RRQRL motif-containing zinc-binding protein, with protein MSPTFGKCYDPTGAMHGIPTFPWKFAPDGYATRRQLRDRGLRPGGQAVAAQIMRRSRRRKAGVAVAFLYRIELAKPVRPMTPAKRAALAKAMTARRTCPACRVDVGYCIPTSLGMCPGCAYPEEQRAA; from the coding sequence ATGTCCCCGACGTTCGGCAAGTGCTACGACCCGACCGGCGCGATGCACGGGATACCGACGTTTCCATGGAAGTTCGCCCCTGACGGCTATGCCACCCGCCGCCAACTCCGTGACCGCGGGCTGCGCCCCGGTGGACAAGCAGTCGCCGCACAGATCATGCGCCGCTCCCGCCGCCGTAAGGCAGGCGTGGCGGTCGCGTTCCTGTACCGCATCGAGCTGGCCAAGCCGGTCCGCCCGATGACGCCGGCCAAGCGGGCCGCGCTCGCCAAAGCCATGACCGCACGGCGCACCTGCCCCGCCTGCCGGGTGGATGTCGGGTACTGCATCCCGACCTCGCTCGGCATGTGCCCCGGCTGCGCCTACCCCGAAGAACAGCGCGCCGCTTGA